A window of Zingiber officinale cultivar Zhangliang chromosome 5A, Zo_v1.1, whole genome shotgun sequence contains these coding sequences:
- the LOC121982563 gene encoding cytokinin riboside 5'-monophosphate phosphoribohydrolase LOG-like has product MEAEKGKQEERSRFKRICVFCGSQPGKKTSYQQAAVELGNELVKSGIDLVYGGGSIGLMGLLSHAVHDGGRHVLGVTTSSLLPSELADQAVGEVLTVTDRHERKAEMARRADAFIALPGGYGTLEELLEVITWAQLGIHKKPVGLLNVEGFYDSLLLFIDMAVAEGFISEAARHIIISAPSAKELVGKLEDYTPQYEINLVWDDADDQPLKLTL; this is encoded by the exons ATGGAGGCAGAGAAAGGGAAGCAGGAGGAGAGATCTAGGTTTAAGAGGATTTGTGTCTTCTGTGGAAGTCAACCGGGGAAGAAGACAAGCTACCAGCAGGCTGCCGTGGAGCTCGGAAATGAATTG GTGAAGAGTGGCATTGATTTGGTGTACGGAGGAGGGAGCATTGGATTGATGGGGCTTCTTTCTCATGCAGTGCATGATGGTGGTCGTCATGTTCTAGG GGTGACCACGAGTTCTTTGTTGCCAAGCGAG TTAGCCGATCAGGCTGTTGGAGAAGTGCTGACTGTGACCGATCGGCATGAACGAAAAGCCGAGATGGCGCGCCGGGCAGATGCCTTCATTGCACTCCCTG GTGGATATGGAACGCTCGAAGAACTTCTTGAAGTCATTACATGGGCTCAGTTAGGGATTCACAAGAAACCG GTCGGGCTGCTAAATGTGGAAGGTTTCTATGATTCTCTACTGTTGTTTATCGACATGGCCGTCGCGGAAGGGTTCATAAGCGAGGCTGCTCGGCACATCATCATCTCCGCTCCGTCGGCGAAGGAGCTCGTCGGAAAGTTAGAG GATTACACTCCTCAGTATGAAATAAACTTGGTTTGGGATGATGCTGATGACCAGCCACTGAAACTCACCCTTTGA
- the LOC121982564 gene encoding tryptophan aminotransferase-related protein 3-like, translating into MDQIGRSSKRLKLTMASSSTAVAAAVSQPSSGGRRRRRPGLKLLLPLFFSLFLNVFFASYLFLSFHQPAPGWARYATTEAEAAAAAGCSGHGRSFVLRAETPVCECEACYTGDDCSWPVLDCAVDADGEDSLFLEPFWKQHAAGSSVVLPGWHSMNSRDGHRIISGEIERHIHLLHKAASNAMTDGKFIVFSSRPAELLNALAHAVSANNNSSTPPNVVEHVTSLNAREGDGGSPVIFDRSYYWPHYYPIAAPADEGIMLFSISKISGHAGIGFWWAAIKDEKIYQRAAEYMTSNAVIVSPDTQLRVLKLIKVMISEKGAGDIFKFGYTTLKARWSQLHKLLATSDRFSLHPFSPNYCSYFKTVRDPTPAYAWLKCEMDEDKDCQAVLRKFNIISGSGKLFEGDNRYTRLNLCMTNDHFELLMMRMEAMVSKEWISSS; encoded by the exons ATGGATCAGATCGGAAGGTCAAGCAAACGTCTGAAGTTGACGATGGCTTCCAGTTCGACCGCCGTGGCAGCAGCCGTGTCACAGCCCAGCTCCGGCGGCCGCAGGCGTCGTCGTCCGGGGCTGAAGCTCCTCCTCCCACTCTTCTTCTCCTTATTCCTCAACGTTTTCTTCGCCAGCTACTTGTTCCTCTCCTTCCACCAGCCGGCCCCCGGCTGGGCCCGCTACGCCACCACGGAGGCCgaggccgccgccgccgccggatGCTCTGGCCACGGACGCTCCTTCGTTCTCCGTGCTGAAACCCCGGTATGCGAATGCGAAGCCTGTTACACTGGCGACGACTGCTCCTGGCCGGTGCTCGACTGCGCCGTCGACGCCGACGG AGAGGATTCTCTCTTCCTGGAGCCATTTTGGAAGCAGCACGCAGCTGGAAGCTCAGTGGTCTTGCCGGGATGGCATTCCATGAATTCCAGGGACGGCCACAGGATCATCTCCGGCGAGATAGAGAGGCACATTCATCTCCTTCACAAAGCGGCTTCCAATGCAATGACCGACGGAAAGTTCATCGTCTTCAGTTCTCGTCCGGCGGAGCTCCTCAACGCCCTGGCTCACGCTGTCTCTGCCAACAACAACTCCTCAACTCCGCCAAATGTTGTCGAGCATGTTACTTCGCTAAATGCTCGAGAAGGCGATGGTGGATCGCCGGTGATCTTTGACCGTTCCTACTATTGGCCTCATTATTACCCCATTGCGGCGCCAGCAGATGAAGGCATTATGCTGTTTAGCATATCCAAGATCTCGGGCCACGCCGGCATTGGATTCTG GTGGGCAGCAATAAAAGATGAGAAAATATACCAGAGAGCTGCAGAATATATGACTTCGAATGCCGTGATTGTTTCTCCTGACACTCAACTAAGAGTTCTAAAGCTAATCAAAGTGATGATATCAGAGAAGGGAGCAGGAGACATCTTCAAATTTGGTTACACTACTCTGAAGGCAAGGTGGAGCCAATTGCATAAACTTCTCGCAACATCTGATCGCTTCTCTCTTCATCCATTCTCTCCTAACTATTGTAGCTATTTCAAAACGGTCCGAGATCCTACCCCAG CTTATGCTTGGTTGAAGTGTGAGATGGATGAAGATAAGGATTGTCAAGCTGTTCTGAGGAAATTCAACATCATATCTGGTTCTGGTAAGTTGTTTGAAGGAGATAACCGCTACACTCGCCTAAACCTCTGCATGACAAATGACCACTTTGAGTTGCTCATGATGAGAATGGAAGCTATGGTCTCTAAGGAATGGATTTCCTCCTCATGA
- the LOC121982656 gene encoding pentatricopeptide repeat-containing protein At1g32415, mitochondrial-like, which yields MSKEHAVSPSGVMGSMVSRSGRPCDIARRLLRRSNATWSLTVSQTKSITAHGKSGDVDKALELFDQMPHRNLVAYNAMLSVLIDSGRLDSSLQFFSRMPLKNARSYTSMITGMGRSGRVREARRLFDSIPSRHRNVFAWTAMICCYAQNDEPLRAVKLFTDSYGDFSKSKVAPNSHTFSLLLKSCGSLKSLVYVRQFHCMIAKILDLETKCCIFVQNALVDAYAKLGCLIDAERVFGRMKWKDLASWNTMMDCYTHNLLLHQAFEIFNSMKDKDILSWNIMMSGLLESRRGLEVPNLFLSLSRLYPESKPNSSTYSIVLSACATHAMLEFGRQIHSCSYKISLYPYNIFVSNALVTMYANCGLMKEMVEVFDELPNKDVVSWNSVIQGFGQNGEAREALNLAKKALDSGMFNANTFTAIFTSCSHGGLVIEGLDYFNSMRRKYGIEPNLDHYVCVADLLGRAGMVKEANDLLGSMPFPANSVAWSTLLNACSLHGSVDIGRVAAQKLQMMEPGSAKSYLALASAYNRTGNEGASSKLLDPIVENHTVKEHGSSWVIKM from the coding sequence ATGTCAAAAGAGCACGCGGTGTCTCCCTCCGGCGTTATGGGAAGCATGGTCTCGCGCTCCGGCAGACCTTGCGATATCGCACGCCGCCTGCTACGCAGAAGCAACGCCACTTGGTCCCTCACGGTCTCTCAGACGAAGTCGATCACGGCGCACGGCAAGTCCGGTGACGTTGACAAGGCCTTGGAGCTGTTCGACCAAATGCCCCACAGAAACCTGGTCGCGTACAACGCAATGCTCTCCGTACTTATCGATTCCGGACGATTGGATTCCTCCTTGCAATTCTTCTCCAGGATGCCTCTCAAGAATGCCAGGTCGTACACGTCGATGATCACCGGGATGGGGAGGTCAGGTCGCGTCAGGGAAGCGCGACGGCTGTTCGATTCGATTCCTTCTCGCCACCGCAATGTGTTCGCTTGGACAGCCATGATCTGTTGCTACGCTCAGAACGATGAACCTCTCCGAGCCGTGAAGCTGTTCACGGACTCCTACGGCGATTTCTCCAAGTCGAAGGTGGCACCCAATTCGCATACTTTTAGCCTTCTGCTCAAGTCTTGTGGTTCCTTGAAATCTCTCGTATATGTGAGGCAGTTCCACTGTATGATAGCGAAGATTTTGGACTTAGAAACGAAATGTTGCATCTTTGTTCAGAATGCTTTGGTGGATGCATACGCGAAATTGGGATGCTTGATCGATGCAGAGCGTGTCTTTGGTAGGATGAAGTGGAAGGATTTGGCTTCATGGAACACCATGATGGACTGTTACACCCACAACTTGTTATTACATCAAGCTTTTGAGATCTTCAACTCGATGAAAGACAAGGATATCCTTTCATGGAACATTATGATGTCTGGTTTACTTGAATCTCGTCGTGGATTAGAAGTTCCAAATCTATTCCTTTCTTTGTCAAGATTATACCCGGAGAGTAAGCCCAATTCATCAACGTACAGCATAGTCTTATCTGCATGTGCTACTCATGCAATGCTCGAATTTGGAAGGCAGATACATTCTTGCTCTTACAAAATCAGTTTATACCCATATAATATTTTTGTTTCCAACGCCTTGGTCACCATGTATGCCAACTGCGGACTGATGAAAGAAATGGTGGAAGTGTTTGATGAATTGCCAAACAAAGATGTGGTTTCATGGAACTCAGTGATACAAGGTTTTGGGCAGAATGGGGAAGCTCGAGAAGCCCTGAATTTGGCAAAGAAGGCGTTAGATTCTGGTATGTTTAATGCGAACACCTTTACTGCTATATTCACCAGTTGCAGCCATGGTGGCTTGGTTATTGAAGGGTTGGATTATTTTAACTCCATGAGGAGGAAATATGGCATAGAACCAAATTTGGATCATTATGTTTGTGTAGCAGATTTGCTTGGAAGAGCTGGCATGGTGAAGGAAGCTAATGATCTGTTGGGAAGCATGCCTTTTCCAGCAAATTCTGTTGCATGGTCAACTCTTCTCAATGCATGTTCACTACATGGGAGCGTCGACATTGGCAGAGTTGCAGCACAAAAACTGCAGATGATGGAGCCTGGAAGTGCAAAGAGCTACTTAGCACTGGCATCTGCTTACAACAGGACTGGAAATGAAGGGGCTTCTTCGAAACTTCTTGATCCTATAGTAGAAAATCATACAGTAAAGGAACATGGATCCAGTTGGGTTATCAAAATGTAG